From a single Phoenix dactylifera cultivar Barhee BC4 unplaced genomic scaffold, palm_55x_up_171113_PBpolish2nd_filt_p 002724F, whole genome shotgun sequence genomic region:
- the LOC103708295 gene encoding L-type lectin-domain containing receptor kinase IV.2-like, which yields MVTHHDVWQITTELLRKKIPILLEMEQKQSLLLVICLLTGISATKYDEFTYNGFLRSELYLDGIAEITPNGLLRVTNTTTNQQGHAFHKVPLHFKNTSDGNVYSFSTCFVFAILTEYPDVSGQGLAFVLSPTRGLPGALPKQYLGLFNTTNNGNSSNHVLAVELDTIQNMELGDIDNNHVGIDVNGLTSRNAAPASYFIEKIGKFKNLSLITGEPMQVWVDYSNPEKKLNVTISPISVPKPSLPLLSSFINLSSVILDTMYIGFSGSTGSILTSHYVLGWSFKMNGQAAALNLSSLPSLPLKKHRRNLTSLIIWLSLGVVVFITITACGIAYIIRNKARYAEVLEEWELENRTHRFSYKELFKATKGFPEKNLLGVGGFGRVYKGELPTSKTEIAVKRISHDSKQGMREFVGEIASNSQLRHRNLVQLLGYSRRKGEVLLVYEFMPNGSLDKFLYDANNPTTLGWSQRLKIIRGVASGLLYLHEEWEQIVVHRDIKAGNVLLDSEMNGKLGDFGLSRLYNHGSDPQITHVVGTFGYIAPELTKTGRATTSTDIFAFGVFILEVVCGRRPIMQQESLDLHLVDFVWRSWRNGVILEVPDARLGGDYHLGELEMILKIGLLCSHPVPAARPTMRQVMQFLDGDLSLPQIPEDGRGFTISSPEHAEELEEL from the coding sequence ATGGTTACGCATCATGATGTGTGGCAAATAACCACTGAATTGCTCAGAAAGAAAATCCCCATTCTTCTCGAAATGGAGCAAAAACAATCCCTACTTTTGGTGATATGTCTTCTTACAGGAATCTCAGCAACCAAATATGACGAATTCACATACAATGGATTCCTAAGGAGTGAGTTGTACCTTGATGGCATAGCAGAGATCACACCCAATGGCCTTCTGAGAGTAACCAACACTACAACGAACCAGCAAGGACATGCATTCCACAAAGTGCCACTGCATTTCAAGAACACCTCAGATGGTAATGtttactctttctccacttgctTTGTTTTTGCAATACTCACCGAATATCCAGACGTGAGTGGGCAAGGACTTGCATTTGTGCTGTCTCCAACCAGGGGGCTCCCTGGGGCTTTGCCCAAACAATACCTTGGTCTCTTCAACACTACCAATAATGGCAATTCATCAAATCATGTCCTTGCCGTTGAGCTAGACACCATACAAAATATGGAGCTTGGAGATATTGACAACAACCATGTCGGAATTGATGTCAATGGATTGACGTCGAGAAACGCCGCGCCGGCATCATATTTCATTGAGAAAATTGGCAAGTTTAAGAACCTCAGCCTTATAACCGGGGAACCTATGCAGGTGTGGGTAGATTATAGCAATCCAGAGAAGAAGTTAAACGTAACAATATCCCCCATCAGTGTGCCCAAACCAAGCCTTCCATTGTTGTCTTCTTTCATTAATCTCTCCTCGGTAATTTTAGACACCATGTATATTGGCTTCTCTGGTTCTACAGGCTCCATTCTAACATCCCATTATGTTCTGGGTTGGAGCTTTAAGATGAATGGGCAAGCAGCTGCCCTCAACCTgtccagccttccttcacttcctttgaAAAAGCATAGAAGAAACCTAACATCTTTGATAATTTGGCTGTCCTTAGGAGTAGTGGTGTTCATAACTATAACCGCCTGCGGTATTGCTTACATAATTAGAAACAAGGCAAGATATGCTGAAGTTCTTGAAGAGTGGGAGCTAGAAAATAGAACTCATAGATTCTCATATAAAGAACTATTCAAGGCTACCAAAGGCTTTCCCGAGAAAAATCTTTTGGGAGTTGGCGGTTTTGGAAGAGTTTACAAAGGCGAGCTGCCCACCTCTAAAACTGAAATTGCAGTGAAGAGGATTTCTCATGATTCTAAGCAAGGAATGAGGGAGTTTGTTGGGGAGATTGCGAGTAACAGTCAGCTCCGTCACCGCAATTTGGTCCAGCTTCTTGGCTATAGCCGTAGGAAAGGGGAAGTCCTTTTGGTCTATGAGTTCATGCCCAATGGAAGTCTTGACAAGTTCCTCTACGACGCAAACAACCCAACGACACTTGGCTGGAGTCAGAGACTAAAAATTATCAGAGGTGTGGCTTCAGGTTTGCTCTACCTGCATGAAGAGTGGGAGCAGATTGTTGTACACAGAGACATAAAAGCTGGCAATGTCTTGCTGGACAGTGAAATGAATGGAAAGTTGGGAGACTTTGGACTGTCAAGATTGTACAATCATGGTAGCGATCCCCAAATCACTCATGTGGTCGGAACTTTCGGTTATATAGCTCCAGAGCTTACTAAAACAGGCAGGGCAACTACGAGCACTGATATCTTCGCCTTCGGGGTTTTCATACTTGAGGTTGTCTGTGGAAGGAGGCCAATAATGCAACAAGAATCACTGGACCTTCATTTGGTGGACTTTGTGTGGAGGAGTTGGAGGAATGGAGTAATTCTAGAGGTTCCAGATGCAAGACTGGGAGGTGATTACCATCTGGGGGAATTGGAAATGATCTTAAAGATTGGATTGCTTTGTTCACATCCTGTGCCTGCAGCAAGACCAACCATGCGCCAAGTGATGCAGTTCTTGGATGGTGATCTTTCGCTGCCGCAAATACCCGAGGATGGGAGGGGCTTCACTATTTCATCACCAGAGCATGCTGAAGAATTAGAAGAATTATAA
- the LOC103707646 gene encoding L-type lectin-domain containing receptor kinase SIT2-like — protein sequence MFQKNMFFFLILILTTASAKDADFSYNGFGAAKLRLDGIADIAPNGLLRLTGTRQQAKGHAFLPTPLRFKNSTTGKALSFSTSFIFAIIPKYQDLFGHGIAFVLAQSVDLSYALPSQFLGLFNSSNSYSSNQIVAIEFDTNMNPDVDDIDNNHVGIDVNSPKSINSSHAAYFTNDNRGRFENLSLASGRPIQAWIEYSHLDGLLSVTLAPIDVAKPGVPRLSSYVNLSSLISDYMYVGFSSSVGTFTTSHYILGWSFKLNGRAQALDLSRLPSLPRTGSKSRLESWKIGLPIILAILLLLIIVIGITLLVNSRIKFREVFEDWELEYGPQRFCFKDLFLATKGFRDQHLLGAGGFGKVYSGVLPNTGIQVAVKQVSHESRQGMREFIAEIVSIGRLRHRNLVQLLGYCRRKGELLLVYEFMPNGSLDQHLFNQPKLMLSWGQRFQIIKGVASALYYLHEGWEKVVVHRDIKASNILLDDQMNGRLGDFGLARLYDHGTDPHTTHVVGTLGYLAPELAKTGKATTSTDVFAFGGFLLEVACGRRPIETRASEQEIVLVDKVLECWKAGTIVEVRDPNLGNEYIAEEMEMVLKLGLLCSHPDSSSRPPMRLVMRILEREAPLPGMTGDGWQAEISAIGKEGFDDIGMSDSSLLNMLACSASTTESAPLTGR from the coding sequence ATGTTTCAAAAGAACATGTTCTTCTTTCTCATCCTCATACTCACAACAGCATCAGCAAAAGATGCCGATTTTTCTTACAATGGATTTGGTGCTGCCAAACTGCGGCTAGATGGCATTGCAGATATCGCACCCAATGGCCTCCTAAGACTCACTGGCACTAGACAGCAAGCCAAGGGCCACGCCTTTCTCCCAACTCCACTTCGTTTTAAGAACTCGACAACTGGTAAAGCTCTCTCCTTCTCAACTTCTTTCATCTTTGCAATCATCCCAAAGTACCAAGACTTGTTTGGCCATGGAATAGCCTTCGTTCTTGCACAATCGGTAGATCTGTCTTATGCCTTACCCAGTCAATTCCTGGGACTCTTCAATTCAAGCAATTCATATTCTTCAAACCAAATTGTGGCCATCGAGTTCGATACAAACATGAACCCTGATGTTGACGATATCGACAATAATCATGTTGGAATTGATGTTAACAGTCCAAAGTCCATAAACTCTTCGCATGCAGCTTATTTCACTAATGACAATCGAGGTAGGTTCGAGAACCTGAGCCTTGCGAGTGGCAGACCAATACAAGCCTGGATAGAATACAGTCACTTGGATGGACTGCTTAGTGTAACGTTAGCACCCATTGATGTAGCCAAACCAGGTGTTCCACGCTTGTCTTCATATGTgaatctctcttctttgatctcagaCTATATGTATGTCGGATTTTCTTCTTCGGTAGGCACATTTACAACATCTCATTACATTCTGGGTTGGAGCTTTAAGTTGAATGGAAGGGCCCAAGCGCTAGATCTCTCACGTCTTCCATCCCTCCCTCGCACAGGGTCTAAATCGCGCTTAGAGTCTTGGAAGATTGGGTTGCCAATAATCTTGGCAATACTCTTGTTGTTAATAATCGTAATTGGCATAACCCTTCTTGTGAATAGTAGGATTAAATTCAGAGAGGTGTTTGAAGATTGGGAGTTGGAATATGGACCGCAGAGGTTCTGCTTCAAGGACCTATTCTTGGCCACCAAGGGCTTCAGAGACCAACATCTCTTGGGAGCTGGAGGTTTTGGTAAGGTCTACAGTGGTGTGCTGCCAAACACTGGCATCCAAGTTGCAGTTAAGCAGGTCTCGCACGAATCAAGACAAGGTATGAGAGAGTTCATCGCAGAGATTGTTAGCATCGGCCGCTTGCGTCACCGGAACTTGGTACAGCTCCTTGGTTATTGCAGGAGAAAAGGGGAGCTCTTGTTAGTCTATGAATTCATGCCCAATGGTAGTTTGGACCAGCACCTATTTAACCAACCCAAGTTGATGCTCAGTTGGGGACAaagatttcaaataatcaaaggTGTAGCTTCCGCGCTTTATTATTTGCACGAAGGATGGGAGAAGGTGGTTGTTCACAGAGATATCAAAGCCAGCAACATCCTGCTAGATGATCAGATGAATGGAAGACTAGGTGATTTTGGCCTGGCAAGACTATATGATCACGGAACCGATCCCCATACTACACATGTAGTTGGAACTCTGGGTTACCTTGCACCGGAGCTCGCCAAGACAGGCAAGGCAACTACAAGCACAGATGTGTTTGCCTTTGGTGGATTTTTGCTTGAGGTGGCTTGTGGAAGAAGGCCAATAGAGACAAGAGCATCAGAACAAGAGATAGTGTTGGTAGATAAAGTTCTGGAGTGCTGGAAGGCAGGGACTATTGTGGAGGTAAGGGATCCCAACTTGGGGAATGAATATATTGCCGAAGAGATGGAGATGGTGCTAAAGCTTGGCCTCCTTTGCTCACACCCTGACTCCAGTTCTAGGCCTCCTATGCGGCTGGTGATGCGAATACTGGAACGCGAGGCTCCCCTTCCTGGGATGACTGGAGATGGTTGGCAAGCCGAAATTTCAGCTATTGGGAAGGAAGGCTTTGATGATATTGGCATGTCAGATAGTTCGCTGCTTAACATGTTAGCCTGCTCGGCATCAACCACGGAATCTGCTCCCTTGACAGGCCGTTGA